One genomic window of Conger conger chromosome 7, fConCon1.1, whole genome shotgun sequence includes the following:
- the LOC133134039 gene encoding sorting nexin-12-like isoform X1 translates to MNNSLHNKEKSPNTYLSGHSSGVRCGFVSDHCPQKTSRTYTEATLPNHWLATKTGWPGYSLLKRSTTNLPIFKLKDSCVRRRYSDFEWLKNELERDSKIVVPPLPGKALKRQLPFRADEGIFDDSFIEERRVGLEQFINRIAGHPLAQNERCLHMFLQDESIDRNYIPGKVRQ, encoded by the exons atgaataattctctccataataaagaaaaatcccctAACACCTATCTGTCAGGtcactcttcaggagtcaggtgtggatttgtcagtgaccactgtccacagaagacatCAAGAACatatacagaggctacactgccaaaccactggttagccacaaaaacaggatggccaggttacagtttgcttaAAAGAAGCACC ACAAACCTCCCTATCTTTAAGCTGAAGGACTCTTGTGTGCGAAGAAGATACAGCGATTTCGAATGGCTAAAGAATGAGTTGGAGAGGGACAGTAAG ATTGTAGTCCCTCCCCTGCCTGGGAAGGCACTGAAGAGGCAGCTGCCCTTCCGGGCAGATGAGGGAATCTTTGACGATTCCTTCATAGAGGAGCGACGGGTAGGCTTGGAGCAGTTCATCAACAG AATCGCAGGGCACCCCTTGGCCCAGAATGAGCGTTGTCTGCACATGTTCCTGCAAGATGAGAGTATCGACCGGAATTACATCCCTGGAAAAGTACGGCAATAG
- the LOC133134039 gene encoding sorting nexin-12-like isoform X2, with protein MSEPNVADTRRLHSKPQDLTDAYGPPSNFLEIDVYDPQTIGVGRNRFTTYEVRMRTNLPIFKLKDSCVRRRYSDFEWLKNELERDSKIVVPPLPGKALKRQLPFRADEGIFDDSFIEERRVGLEQFINRIAGHPLAQNERCLHMFLQDESIDRNYIPGKVRQ; from the exons ATGTCTGAACCCAATGTGGCTGATACTCGCCGGTTACACTCAAAACCCCAGGACCTTACGGATGCGTATGGTCCCCCAAGTAACTTTCTTGAAATCGACGTTTATGACCCACAGACTATTGGAGTAGGCCGGAACCGTTTCACCACCTATGAAGTGCGGATGCGG ACAAACCTCCCTATCTTTAAGCTGAAGGACTCTTGTGTGCGAAGAAGATACAGCGATTTCGAATGGCTAAAGAATGAGTTGGAGAGGGACAGTAAG ATTGTAGTCCCTCCCCTGCCTGGGAAGGCACTGAAGAGGCAGCTGCCCTTCCGGGCAGATGAGGGAATCTTTGACGATTCCTTCATAGAGGAGCGACGGGTAGGCTTGGAGCAGTTCATCAACAG AATCGCAGGGCACCCCTTGGCCCAGAATGAGCGTTGTCTGCACATGTTCCTGCAAGATGAGAGTATCGACCGGAATTACATCCCTGGAAAAGTACGGCAATAG
- the LOC133133820 gene encoding forkhead box protein O4-like: MEEDTLDHVDPDFQPWSRPRSCTWPLHRADISVVDHGEADSEKSTARTPPMENKRELSQLLNKREKACASGGATQRKGSSRRNAWGNQSYADLISQAIENSPEKRLTLAQIYDWIVSTVPYFKDKGDSNSSHGWKNSIRHNLSLHNKFQRVTNESTSMSSWWMLSPEGSKSTKLPRRRAASMDNNSKLLKSRMRAKQKKKQAAGSTPVEGAVDSPGSSQQCEVQRSSSLEAPDAWTGFRTRTGSNASTLSGRVSPTAPGQGDDDQLLDDERLGGYSVGGVPSTLSEALVEELDLIDGLRLLAGQSTGVSPSPAPQPLPEPLYSSTATLPPQVTSFTTFPSLRTPTVPDPPSSQTETESPITRRAGLNSSFGNGLFSPMTGSYSQETNIWAYVPSALEVLLTSDSPPPCDMMMTLTDPLMANHDGAGLLGLGFLMAGGSSGTSHLMLEKNVKPNSVTGATLQPQPLPQSRLGTWAPGLSQDAAWLTTVKTQFTPGPSSQSREPLFGDMVSPADGSTSSKDRLPMDLDLDMFTENLDWDVDSIINSDFMDGEGFDFSFDPLVPTGQEYPGPTTTQASPRSCPVKLALPMQLDPESVRIIKISQNQ, encoded by the exons ATGGAAGAAGATACTTTAGACCATGTTGACCCAGACTTTCAACCTTGGAGCCGACCGAGGTCGTGCACGTGGCCGCTACATAGGGCCGACATTTCCGTGGTCGATCATGGGGAGGCAGATAGCGAGAAATCGACTGCAAGGACTCCACCTATGGAAAATAAGAGGGAATTGTCACAATTACTGAACAAACGGGAGAAAGCGTGTGCTTCGGGCGGAGCCACACAACGAAAGGGCTCCTCAAGGCGCAATGCTTGGGGGAATCAGTCCTATGCTGACCTGATCAGTCAGGCCATTGAAAACTCGCCGGAAAAGCGACTCACCTTGGCCCAAATTTATGACTGGATTGTCAGCACTGTGCCATACTTCAAAGATAAAGGAGACAGCAACAGTTCACATGGATGGAAG AACTCAATCCGCCACAACCTTTCCCTACACAATAAGTTCCAGCGGGTAACCAATGAGTCGACAAGTATGAGCTCCTGGTGGATGCTGAGCCCCGAGGGGTCAAAGAGCACAAAGCTGCCACGCCGACGCGCTGCCTCCATGGACAACAACAGCAAGCTGCTCAAGAGCCGCATGCGCGccaagcagaagaagaagcaggcGGCCGGCTCTACGCCAGTAGAGGGTGCTGTGGACAGCCCCGGTTCCTCGCAGCAGTGCGAGGTGCAGAGGAGCAGCAGCCTGGAAGCCCCCGACGCCTGGACCGGCTTCCGAACCCGCACCGGCTCCAATGCCAGCACGCTCAGCGGCAGGGTGTCCCCCACCGCTCCGGGACAGGGGGACGACGACCAGCTGCTGGATGACGAGCGGCTCGGGGGCTACTCGGTGGGTGGCGTGCCTTCCACCCTCTCTGAGGCACTCGTGGAGGAGCTGGACCTTATCGATGGATTGAGGTTGTTGGCTGGACAGAGCACAGGGGTGAGTCCCAGCCCTGCGCCCCAGCCCCTTCCTGAACCACTATACTCCTCTACAGCCACCCTGCCTCCGCAGGTCACCAGCTTTACAACCTTCCCGTCACTACGGACCCCCACGGTCCCGGACCCACCCTCctctcagacagaaacagagtcTCCGATCACTCGGCGTGCTGGATTAAACTCCAGCTTTGGAAATGGTCTATTTAGTCCTATGACAGGCAGCTACTCTCAGGAGACCAACATCTGGGCTTATGTGCCTTCTGCCCTTGAAGTGCTGCTCACTTCTGACTCGCCCCCGCCCTGCGATATGATGATGACTCTCACAGACCCGCTCATGGCCAACCACGATGGGGCAGGGCTGCTGGGTCTTGGGTTCCTCATGGCAGGCGGGTCGAGCGGAACCAGCCATCTTATGCTGGAGAAGAATGTCAAGCCCAACTCGGTCACCGGCGCAACCCTGCAACCACAACCTCTTCCCCAGTCGCGGTTGGGTACGTGGGCACCTGGTCTGTCCCAGGATGCTGCTTGGCTGACAACCGTGAAGACCCAGTTTACTCCGGGCCCCAGCAGTCAAAGCAGGGAGCCGCTTTTTGGAGACATGGTATCTCCAGCAGATGGGAGCACATCAAGCAAGGACAGGCTGCCTATGGATCTGGACTTGGATATGTTCACGGAGAACCTGGACTGGGATGTGGACTCCATCATCAACAGTGACTTCATGGATGGAGAAGGCTTCGACTTCAGTTTCGACCCTTTGGTGCCCACTGGCCAGGAGTACCCAGGTCCTACTACCACACAGGCCTCACCCCGCAGCTGCCCAGTTAAACTGGCATTACCTATGCAGCTGGATCCAGAATCTGTAAGAATCATTAAGATATCTCAGAATCAGTAA